The following proteins come from a genomic window of Methanomassiliicoccales archaeon:
- the rfbH gene encoding lipopolysaccharide biosynthesis protein RfbH, producing MNKEIKKLERNQKLDRTEKAEKIRQDILSLGREYCEEVHRKGAFRPGLDPVPVSGKLFDETDMSMLLSSSLDFWLTADRFNSAFEKGLKSFVGVKHLATVNSGSSANLIAVSALASPSLGDEALRPGDEVITLAAGFPTTVAPILQNGLVPVFVDVSLPSYNVDVDALEKALSPKTRGIILAHTLGNPFDIEVVTRFAQENDLWLIEDCCDALGSKFDGKRVGTFGDISTFSFYPAHHITTGEGGAVATNSDELAKIMISLRDWGRDCTCEPGKDNRCGKRFNQQFGELPFGYDHKYVYSRMGYNLKMTDMQAAIGVAQLDHLDGFISTREKNFRLMYDLLQDVRQITLPEWDSRSEPSWFGMPLLVRDGKRRDIQVHLDENKVGTRLLFGGNLLKQPCMKGVHRRVVGKMTNTDRIMNDCFWIGVHQGLNEEMVRYSAEQVKAFFRM from the coding sequence ATGAACAAGGAAATAAAAAAGTTGGAGAGGAACCAGAAGCTCGACCGCACCGAGAAGGCGGAGAAGATTCGCCAAGATATCCTATCTTTAGGCAGGGAATACTGTGAGGAAGTGCACCGCAAGGGAGCGTTCCGTCCCGGCCTGGACCCCGTACCCGTTTCCGGAAAGCTCTTCGACGAGACGGACATGAGCATGCTTTTATCATCCTCTCTGGACTTCTGGCTGACCGCCGACCGTTTCAATTCCGCGTTCGAAAAAGGGTTAAAGTCATTCGTGGGCGTGAAGCACCTGGCCACCGTCAACTCCGGCTCTTCCGCTAACCTCATTGCCGTTTCGGCATTGGCATCGCCCTCGCTCGGAGACGAGGCGCTGAGACCAGGGGACGAGGTCATCACCCTGGCCGCCGGCTTCCCCACCACCGTCGCACCGATCTTGCAGAACGGGCTGGTGCCGGTCTTCGTGGACGTGTCGCTACCGTCGTACAATGTGGACGTCGACGCTCTGGAGAAGGCTTTATCGCCCAAGACCAGGGGCATCATTTTGGCGCATACTCTGGGGAACCCTTTCGACATCGAGGTGGTGACCAGGTTCGCCCAGGAGAACGATCTGTGGCTGATCGAGGATTGCTGCGACGCCCTCGGTTCGAAGTTCGACGGAAAAAGGGTGGGGACGTTCGGGGACATATCCACCTTCAGCTTCTACCCGGCGCACCACATCACCACCGGGGAGGGAGGCGCAGTGGCCACTAATTCCGATGAATTGGCCAAAATTATGATATCCCTGCGAGACTGGGGCCGGGACTGCACCTGCGAGCCAGGGAAGGACAACCGCTGCGGAAAGCGGTTCAACCAGCAGTTCGGCGAGCTGCCGTTCGGTTACGATCACAAATACGTCTACAGCCGCATGGGATACAATCTGAAGATGACCGATATGCAGGCAGCGATAGGCGTGGCGCAGCTCGACCACCTGGACGGATTCATATCAACCCGGGAGAAGAACTTCCGTCTGATGTACGACCTCCTTCAGGACGTGCGCCAGATAACCCTCCCGGAATGGGATTCCCGTTCGGAACCGTCCTGGTTCGGTATGCCCTTATTGGTAAGGGACGGTAAGCGCCGTGACATACAAGTGCACCTGGACGAGAATAAGGTCGGTACCAGGCTATTGTTCGGAGGCAACTTGCTCAAGCAGCCTTGCATGAAGGGCGTACATCGCCGGGTGGTCGGGAAGATGACCAACACCGACCGGATCATGAACGATTGCTTCTGGATCGGGGTGCACCAAGGATTGAACGAAGAGATGGTCCGCTATTCCGCGGAACAAGTCAAGGCGTTCTTCAGGATGTGA